In Haemophilus parainfluenzae, the sequence TAAGAATGCACTGGCGAGTGCTCCTAAAACTAATCCAATGAGTTCTGGGCGAAGGTATTGTAATGGGGCTGCGTGGTGTAATCCAAGCGATCCTGCTGTATCGCGTAAGAAACAAGCCGCACAAAATCCCATATTACCAGGATTGCCATTGTAAGAGAGAAGTGGCGCAACGATACCAAGTGCAGCACCTGCAACCACAGGCCAAGTTAAAATTTTCATAATTAGACCCTTGTGATATCTGAAGTTAAATTGAATTGTGTGTTTTTAATAATAAAAACAAAGGTATTGTAGAAAGAGTTGAAAAATAAAGAAAGTTTATTTTTTTGAAATTGTGAGCAGGATCAAAGATTTATTTTAGGTCGCATGAACTTTTCAATATATCCCCTAACGAATTGATAAATAGGTATTATTTGGCAGTTGTGTTAGTATGTAGATTAGCCTTAATTTCTTGTGTTATAGGCTAAGAAAAGTGAAAATAATCAAAGCTTATTTAGTGAGAATTCTCATCAGATATAAAGGTAACTCTTTCTGGAAGGAGCAACACTAATGCTTATAAAAAATAAGAGTTGAATTAAAGGAAAAAGTATTTATGAGTAAGTTTATTAAATTAACTTTGAAGTTTGTAAGCTTTCTATGTATTACTATATTTTTAGTGTTTTTAATATTCACTTTTAACTATAGATCTTATAATGATTATCACTACAACTCACCAGAAGAGTTCTTTAACTCAGAGTCATTTTCATGGTACGTGAATATTTTTCCTAAAAGTGCTAATAATATATTCTTGAGGGCTTTTATAGAAACCAATGAAATGATTGTTGTTTTTGATGTTAATAAGACTGATGAAATACCTATTTCTCAATTTTACAAGGTAGCCTCTATCGATAGAGGTATGGCTTTCTTAAAAGATGTAAATATTCCAGGTTCTAAAAAACAATATTTTTTAGAAGGTGGTAATTTAAATTTATATTGTTATATTTATCAAAACCAATTTCCTTATCTAGTGAGTCGATCTGATTCAGAGAATAATGATATAGCACATTATATATTTATATCACTCAGAACAGATGAGGTTCCAGAGCTTTGTCAATAAATTTGAATCTTATAAAGTATTTTTACCACTTAAAATGTTTTGTTTACGCATATCTCCCCAAGTGCAATTCCACAATATCGACTAAATGTCGAAGAAATGTGGTGTCTTGGTCGTTGTGGAAACGGTCAGTATCTCGAGATTTAAAGAGTAAAAGTGCGGTTAAATTTAACCGCACTTGGGATATGTTATTCAGCAGGGTACCAATGCAAATGTTCAAAGGCTATCTGACATGTTTCCCCTTCTTTCGGACCAGAATCTCGTCGTCCAATTTGAACACGAATATCTTGATCTCCAACTTGGATATTATAATCCGTCACTTCACCAAGATAAGAGCGACGTTTTACGACACCAGGGATTCCACCTTGTTGAACAAATTCAATGTCAGATGGACGGCTTGCTAATATGGCTTTACCTTGTGAAAGTAAGTCATTATTTGGCATTTCTGGAAGATTGAAAATACCATCAACTTTATCAATATGAATACCTTGCGATGCTAGGTTTACATTTAATTGATTTGATAACCCGATAAAATTGAAGACAAACTTGTTAGCTGGGTTATTATAAATATTTAATGGGGTATCAATTTGTTGTACTGCCCCTTTTTTCATGACCATAATACGATCTGAAAGTGCCATCGCTTCAGATTGGTCATGAGTCACATAAATAATTGAGAACCCAAATTTTTTCTGTAATGCCTTAATTTCAAAACGCATTTCTTCGCGAAGATGGGGATCTAAGCTTGATAATGGTTCGTCTAGTAACATGACGTCTGGGTTGATTGCTAATGCTCTAGCAAGAGCCACACGTTGTTTTCCGCCACCAGATAAATCATCAGGGCTTTTCTTGGCAACACTAAGTAAATTAGTGTGTCTTAAGGCATCAGTTGTTCGTTTTTCAATTTCTTGTGCTGAAATATTTTTGAGTTTTAACGGAAAGGCAACGTTATCGTATACCGTCATATGTGGCCATACTGCAAAGGCCTGAAAGACCATACCGAAATTGCGTTTCTCTGGCGGGAGATAGAAATTGTTTTTCTTCGATGACAGTAATTTATCACCGACTTTAATTTCTCCTCCGTCTAAGTCTTCAAAGCCAGCGATCATTCTTAGGGTTGTTGTTTTTCCACAACCTGATGGCCCTAGCATAGAGAAACATTCTCCTTTTTCGATAGAAAGGTTAAGATCTTCAATGGCAATAACATCACCAAATTTTTTCATGACATGATTTAATTGAATATAGCTCATCTTTTACTCCTAACCTTCTATTTTTGAGTTTTCTTTTCAGCATAACGTTTAATAACGGTTTGACCTAACACAATAATTATTAGGGCAATACCCGCTAATGCCGCAGAATAAACGGTTTCACCATCTTCATTTAGGGTATAAATTGCTACCCCGATGGTTCGTGTAGAAGGACCATATAACATAACAGAAACGGTCAATTCACGTAGAGCTGGAAGGAAAATCAGGAAGAAAGCAGCAATCATCCCTGGTCTTACGAGTGGGATAACAATATCTTTTAAGGATTGCCACATACTTGCTCCACATGCTCGAGAAGCTTCAACTAATGAATCATGTACTTGCTCAAGTGCTGCAGAGTTAGCTTTGAGTGAGAAAGCCATATAACGTGCAATGTAAGCAATTAAAATAATCCAAACTGTGTTGTAGAGATTGATACCAAATTTACCACTCCAGGCAAGGATCACCCCAAGAGCAATGACAGAGCCTGGTACGGAGAATGGCAACATCCCTAAGAACTCAAGAATGCCTTTTCCGCGAACACGCATTTTAACGATAACATAAGAAATCATTACCCCGGCAAACATGGTAATCAGTGCTGCAGCAAGACCGAGAGTCACACTATTGCGAATTGCATCTTTTGTTAACTGCCATTCAAATAAGATGAATTTATAGTTATCTAATGTGAGATTTTCCCATGTAATTGGTAATCCATAGGTTTTTAATCCTCCAACAAGGAAAATCGTGACTGTAGGCAATACGATTGTAAAGGCGATGTAGAGTAAGCAAATAACAAGCAACGGTTTTCTCAAACCACGAAGTTTTACTTCAATAGGTCTAAAGCTTTTACCTGCAATAATTTGGAAGCGGCCTTTATTTAAGATTTTGTTTTGTAACCAAATAATCAGTGCTGCAGTGAATACTAAAACAGTTGCAAGTACAGTACCGGTACGAATGGCTTCAAAACTACCAGCACTTTGGTGAATGCGTTCATAAATGAGGGTTGGAATGTTAAAAATACCATTTTCTACGCCCAGTACGGCAACAGTACCAAAGTGAGCCATAGAATAGAGCATAATGAGTAATGCACCAGAAAGGATACTTGGCATGACGAGTGGAATGGTAATTTTACGTGTAATGGTAAAGAGGCTTGCGCCTGAGATTCTCGCTGATTCTTCTAATGTAGGGTCCATGCGCTCTAATGCACCACAGACTTGGATAAAGACGAATGGGAAAAGATACATCGTTTCTACAGCCATAA encodes:
- a CDS encoding ABC transporter permease; translated protein: MATTIQNNHPFNIANVILALSIGILVIVVAVPVLLIFLNSFWVDGQFNITDVVNILKQEETYEALLNSLFIASGVTVMSTIIGTFFAWLVTRTDLPYKGFMKVMFLVPFMLPSFIGALAWKMLLSPRSGYINQFFMDLGFDGPIFNIYSYAGIMAVETMYLFPFVFIQVCGALERMDPTLEESARISGASLFTITRKITIPLVMPSILSGALLIMLYSMAHFGTVAVLGVENGIFNIPTLIYERIHQSAGSFEAIRTGTVLATVLVFTAALIIWLQNKILNKGRFQIIAGKSFRPIEVKLRGLRKPLLVICLLYIAFTIVLPTVTIFLVGGLKTYGLPITWENLTLDNYKFILFEWQLTKDAIRNSVTLGLAAALITMFAGVMISYVIVKMRVRGKGILEFLGMLPFSVPGSVIALGVILAWSGKFGINLYNTVWIILIAYIARYMAFSLKANSAALEQVHDSLVEASRACGASMWQSLKDIVIPLVRPGMIAAFFLIFLPALRELTVSVMLYGPSTRTIGVAIYTLNEDGETVYSAALAGIALIIIVLGQTVIKRYAEKKTQK
- a CDS encoding ABC transporter ATP-binding protein yields the protein MSYIQLNHVMKKFGDVIAIEDLNLSIEKGECFSMLGPSGCGKTTTLRMIAGFEDLDGGEIKVGDKLLSSKKNNFYLPPEKRNFGMVFQAFAVWPHMTVYDNVAFPLKLKNISAQEIEKRTTDALRHTNLLSVAKKSPDDLSGGGKQRVALARALAINPDVMLLDEPLSSLDPHLREEMRFEIKALQKKFGFSIIYVTHDQSEAMALSDRIMVMKKGAVQQIDTPLNIYNNPANKFVFNFIGLSNQLNVNLASQGIHIDKVDGIFNLPEMPNNDLLSQGKAILASRPSDIEFVQQGGIPGVVKRRSYLGEVTDYNIQVGDQDIRVQIGRRDSGPKEGETCQIAFEHLHWYPAE